Proteins encoded in a region of the Acidobacteriota bacterium genome:
- the egtD gene encoding L-histidine N(alpha)-methyltransferase, protein MPVSVNILGAKDHADSFDERDAFALDVLTGLSAARKSIPSKYFYDRQGSELFRRITRLPEYYLTGCELEILESQWERIAACVAGKPFNLVELGSGLSRKTAHFLERFTETGLDFQYVPIDISASSMGGLVGMVKARFPDLKTQGLVGDYFHGLKWLNHRYRRRNLVLFLGSSIGNFTREESCFFLQSAWKCLNHDDLMLIGFDLKKDIDVLLRAYNDSLGLTSRFNLNLLERINRELGGCFDVAKFRHFGTYDAFSSSMESYLVSQERQSVFIEQIGRSFDFEAWEPIHTEHSCKYSISDIEWFALQSGFKVREHLFDSCRFFSDSIWSVDKAESVRPGAEGEAVAQPLGSEGRL, encoded by the coding sequence GTGCCTGTAAGCGTCAACATTCTGGGTGCGAAGGACCACGCCGACTCCTTCGACGAGCGGGACGCCTTTGCCCTGGATGTCCTGACTGGCCTCTCGGCGGCACGAAAGTCCATCCCCTCCAAGTATTTCTATGATCGGCAAGGAAGTGAGCTGTTCCGCCGGATCACCCGCTTGCCGGAATACTACCTGACCGGGTGCGAACTGGAGATTCTGGAGAGCCAGTGGGAGAGGATCGCCGCCTGTGTGGCCGGGAAGCCATTCAACCTGGTGGAGCTCGGCTCCGGTCTGAGCCGGAAGACCGCTCACTTCCTGGAACGGTTTACGGAAACGGGGCTGGATTTTCAGTACGTACCGATCGACATCTCGGCATCGTCCATGGGTGGGCTGGTCGGCATGGTCAAGGCCCGGTTCCCAGACCTCAAGACCCAGGGGCTGGTGGGCGACTACTTCCATGGCCTGAAGTGGTTGAACCATCGTTACCGACGGCGCAACCTGGTGCTGTTTCTGGGGTCCTCCATCGGTAATTTCACCCGGGAGGAGTCCTGTTTCTTTCTGCAAAGCGCCTGGAAGTGCCTGAATCACGACGATCTGATGCTGATAGGCTTCGACCTCAAGAAGGACATTGACGTCCTGCTTCGGGCCTACAACGACTCCCTGGGGTTGACCAGCCGGTTCAACCTGAATCTGCTGGAGCGCATCAACCGCGAGCTGGGGGGCTGCTTCGATGTGGCCAAGTTTCGCCACTTCGGCACCTACGATGCCTTCTCCAGCTCCATGGAGAGCTACCTGGTCAGCCAGGAGCGGCAGTCGGTCTTCATCGAGCAGATCGGACGCTCCTTTGACTTCGAGGCCTGGGAACCGATCCACACCGAGCACTCCTGCAAGTACTCGATTTCGGATATCGAATGGTTCGCCCTGCAGTCCGGGTTCAAGGTCCGCGAACACCTGTTCGATTCCTGCCGTTTCTTCTCCGATTCCATCTGGAGCGTGGACAAGGCGGAATCGGTTCGGCCGGGCGCAGAGGGGGAAGCCGTGGCCCAGCCCCTCGGCTCCGAGGGCCGATTGTGA